From Pagrus major chromosome 2, Pma_NU_1.0, one genomic window encodes:
- the efhd1 gene encoding EF-hand domain-containing protein D1 encodes MELKLMMEKLGAPQTHLGLKNMIKEVDEDFDGKLSFREFLLIFRRAAAGELQEESGLMALARLSEINVSTEGVMGAKDFFEAKMQAVSQGSKFEAEIREEKEERKRQEVEKKQRQAAFKQLQSTFCS; translated from the exons ATGGAACTAAAGCTGATGATGGAGAAGCTGGGAGCTCCACAGACGCACCTGGGCCTCAAGAACATGATCAAAGAGGTGGACGAAGACTTTGATGGAAAACTAAGTTTCAGAGAG TTCCTGCTGATCTTCCggagagctgcagctggagagcTACAGGAGGAGAGTGGTCTGATGGCTCTGGCCAGACTGTCTGAGATCAATGTTTCCACTGAGGGAGTGATGGGGGCCAAGGACTTCTTTGAAGCCAAG ATGCAGGCTGTGTCTCAGGGCAGCAAGTTTGAGGCTGAGATtcgagaggaaaaagaagaacgcaaaagacaggaagtggagaagaaacagagacaaGCCGCCTTCAAGCAGTTGCAGTCCACCTTCTGCTCATGA